GGGAACAACCGCGAGCGCAAACCTCGAAGCCCTTCGCGGCGCGCCGAAGATGCTACTCAAGCGCGCGCAGCTCGCCTTCCAGCACCCGCTTTCGGGGCGTCAGCTCGATGAATGGATTGAGGATTTCGGCTGCACGCCGGGGGATCTGGCGCGCGGGGTCTGAGCTACTTCTTGCTTGCGACGATCTCGGAAACCTTCGACTGCCCCATCATCTCCTGCTTCATCAGCATCGCCAGGTCGGCGCTCGTGATCGCCAGCCGCTCGGAGATGGCGCGAATGATCTCGCGGTAGATCTTGTTGCCCGGGACGGGATAGGTCGTGCAGAACTCTTCGAGCGAGGCCTTGTCGATGGACTGGCACTCGGTCTTCATGGCCGCGATGCAGCTTGCGGTGCGCACCGAGTGGGGCATGAACAGGGCCATGTCGCCGAAATACCCGCCGCTTCCGATGTAGGAGAGGAAGTGGTTGTCGGGTTCCTTCGTGACGTTCACCCCGCCCTTGGTCACCAGGTAGAGAGAGTCGCCCTCTTCCCCCTCACGGACGATGTGCTCACCGGCCTCGAAGCTCTCGGGACGCAGGTACCCCTTGAGCTCCAGAAGCTCTTCAGAGGTGAGATCAGCAAAGAGAAAGTTCTTGCTGAGTATCTCAAGGGTCTCGTCCAGCATGGCTTCAGGCTATCCCCGGCGGCTCGGGCCGTCAATTACGCAGTGCGCGAGCGCTTTAGCGCAGCGCTCACACTTTTCCAATCCTTTTTGAGCTGCCTGCCCGCCGTGCGCGGATCGACCCGCCCGGAATAGCGGGCCTCGTTGTAGTGGCTGACCCAGTGAAGCAGCGCCTTCCCGGGCGCCCCGCCGGCCCGGCGGGCCAGTTCATCAGCCACTTCCAGCGGCGTGCGTTGCT
This genomic interval from Chrysiogenia bacterium contains the following:
- a CDS encoding cyclic nucleotide-binding domain-containing protein, encoding MLDETLEILSKNFLFADLTSEELLELKGYLRPESFEAGEHIVREGEEGDSLYLVTKGGVNVTKEPDNHFLSYIGSGGYFGDMALFMPHSVRTASCIAAMKTECQSIDKASLEEFCTTYPVPGNKIYREIIRAISERLAITSADLAMLMKQEMMGQSKVSEIVASKK